A genomic segment from Spinacia oleracea cultivar Varoflay chromosome 3, BTI_SOV_V1, whole genome shotgun sequence encodes:
- the LOC130470219 gene encoding uncharacterized protein encodes MGGLLRSAFSVNVPPNFPTFEAREDGEWYEEPVSYDTDVQYDDFTIEEDATYKKLLQASEEKLYEGCINFSKLSFLLHLFHLKCMHHWSIESFNMLLKLILDAFPQILDFPSSYYYSKKMIKDLGLGYEKIDACPNDCMLYWGEFLEKDKCHVCGKSRWKTTKGKKSDDVSDQGTNTCKKGVPAKVMRYFPLIPRLKRIYMSSETAENMRWHDTERLGEDDKKILRHPSDAIAWKAFDERYTDFALDPRSVRLGLASDGFNPYRLMNTTYSTWPVVLIPYNLPPWLCMKPSSFILSTLIPGKASPGNDIGVYLQPLVHELKLLWGGVEAFDAFDGVKFNLRAALLWTINDFPSYAMLSGLSTKGYNACPICMDSTPSDRFGNKICYCSYRKWLPADHPYRRQGVKFCEKFGTNELGEAPSRPSGTDILRQQEKVEYVYGKSKAPPKKRQRGHTDNNDVQDEIVFGT; translated from the coding sequence ATGGGAGGACTATTAAGATCAGCTTTTAGTGTTAATGTGCCACCCAATTTTCCAACTTTTGAAGCAAGAGAGGATGGTGAATGGTATGAGGAGCCCGTGTCATACGACACAGATGTTCAATATGATGATTTTACAATAGAAGAAGATGCGACATATAAGAAGCTACTTCAAGCTTCTGAGGAGAAATTATATGAGGGGTGTATTAATTTTTCAAAGTTATCTTTTCTTCTACACTTATTTCACTTGAAGTGTATGCATCACTGGTCCATTGAATCTTTCAATATGCTCTTGAAGCTGATTTTAGATGCATTTCCTCAAATACTTGATTTTCCCTCGTCTTATTATTACAGtaagaaaatgataaaagaCTTGGGCCTTGGGTATGAAAAAATTGATGCTTGTCCTAATGATTGTATGCTGTATTGGGGTGAATTTTTAGAGAAAGACAAGTGTCATGTTTGTGGTAAATCGAGGTGGAAAACAACCAAGGGTAAGAAGAGTGACGATGTAAGTGATCAAGGTACGAATACTTGTAAGAAAGGTGTGCCAGCTAAGGTAATGCGATATTTTCCTCTTATCCCAAGACTAAAAAGAATCTACATGTCATCAGAAACAGCAGAAAATATGAGATGGCATGATACAGAGCGATTGGGTGAAGATGATAAGAAGATTTTGAGGCATCCTTCCGATGCCATAGCGTGGAAGGCATTTGATGAGCGTTATACAGATTTTGCATTAGACCCTCGTAGTGTTCGATTAGGTCTTGCGAGCGATGGGTTTAATCCTTACCGTTTAATGAACACTACTTATAGTACATGGCCAGTGGTGTTGATTCCTTATAATCTTCCACCATGGCTATGTATGAAACCATCTTCTTTCATTTTGTCCACACTTATTCCCGGAAAAGCAAGTCCTGGAAATGATATTGGCGTGTATTTGCAACCATTAGTTCATGAGTTGAAATTGCTGTGGGGAGGGGTTGAAGCTTTTGATGCTTTTGACGGAGTGAAATTTAATTTGCGCGCGGCTCTGCTTTGGACTATTAATGACTTTCCTAGCTATGCAATGCTCTCTGGTTTGAGCACAAAAGGTTACAATGCATGTCCTATATGCATGGATTCCACACCCTCTGATAGATTTGGGAACAAGATTTGTTATTGTAGCTATAGAAAATGGTTACCCGCAGATCACCCATATCGACGTCAGGGTGTAAAGTTTTGTGAGAAGTTTGGAACTAATGAGTTGGGTGAAGCCCCATCTCGTCCTAGCGGCACTGATATATTGAGGCAACAAGAAAAGGTCGAGTATGTTTATGGAAAGTCAAAGGCACCACCGAAAAAGAGACAAAGAGGACATACTGATAACAATGATGTCCAAGATGAAATTGTCTTTGGTACCTAG